The genome window tccctccctgccctgccccagtcTCTCTCAGGTCTAtcccagtccctccccatctcatCCCAGTCTCTCCCGCTTCCTCACGCTCCCTCCCAGTACTTCCCCATCTCGTCCCAGTCTCTTCCACTCCCTCCTAGTCCCATCCCAGTCCCTCACATTCCCTCTCAGTTTTGTCCCAGTCCCTCACACTCTCTCCCACTCCCTCCTAGTCCCATCCCAGTCCCTCACATTCCCTCAGTTTTGTCCCAGTCCCTCACACTCTCTCCCACTCCCTCCCCATCTATCTTCtcccagtcccatcccagtCTATTCCACTCCCTCCCAGTCTCTCACACTTTCTCCCAGTTTTGTCCCAGTCCCAGCCCAGTCTCTCACACTCCCTCCCACTCTGTCCCAGGCCCTCACACTCCCTCCCCATCTCAtcccagtcccatcccagtCTCTCCCAGTCCTGCGCACCAAGGTTTAAAGCACTTTAATCACAAAAATAGAGCTCTGTGCGGTGGCACCTATAAAAAtggggtcgggggggggtcgggggtcCGGGGCAGGCGCCCCGCGCCCGGGTCAGGAGCAGGTGGGGGGGGCCCCCGGACGGGGGGCGCAGACGGGAGCCCCCCCAAAGAAGGCGGGTTCGGTgagggggtggaggaggaggaggaagagcaggaccCCCAGCAGGTAACAGGGGAGCAAGGCCCGACGTCGGGGGTGTTCCAGTGCCGCCCCCACCGCCGGGAACCCCATCGAGTTGCAGAAGGAGTGACACAGCACCGGGCCTGCCAGGTGGCCTGCaggacggacggacagacagacagagggTGGGCGGACGGAGGGGCTgaccccccccctgccccccacccccccacccagccctgcccacgCCCCACCTGTCCTGAGGAAGATGAAGGCCGTGTAGGCGCCGAAGACGGCTGTGTAGGAGAACTGGAAAGCTGCggggaggggtttggggtggtcgggggggggggccaggcaCCCCCATACTCCGCCCCCCCCAGGAACCCTGTATCCCCCTCAGGGCACCCCACACTGCCCCGGGCatcccacacccccccccccagacaccccatATGTCCCTTAAgcaccctgtgcccccccccaggcaccctacacaccccctcccccaccccacatcCCCCTTCGGGCACCCCACCCTGTGCCAGGCACTCCATAtcccaccccccagcaccctaaGGACCCGCCTGGGAACCCCATAGGCCCCCCCCCAGGAATCCTGTATCCCCCTCAGGGCACCCCACACTGCCCCAgacaccccaaatccccccccccagacaccccaaATGCCCCTTAAACACCCTACactgcaccaccacccaccttGGGTACCCCACACTCCTTTGGGCCCCCACTCAGGCACCCCAACCTGCCCCAAGCACTCCATATTTgcccccccaccagcaccccaagGTCCCCCCCGGGCACCCCATAGCCCACCCCCCCTGCCGCAGCGGTACCTGCCGACATGAAGATGCTACCGACGGAGCCCTGCCGGAACCGGAGCTGCTCGATGACGTGGTGGAAAtgggctggtggggggggggaagaaaggggcCGTGAGGGTCAGTTTGGGGGttctggggtgggagggtgtccctgggggggggctgcacttACCCACGCCGAAGAAGAGGGGGCAGGCGAggacggcggggccggggccggtgcaGGGCACCAGCATGGGCAGCATGCAGGCGCGGAAAACCAGCTCCTCCGTCAGCGGAGCCACCACCTGGTTCCGCAGCCAGCGCACGTCGCCCAGGCACAGCGCCCAGAAACGGGGGTCTGCGGGAGAAGGACGTGCCCCAAAACCCACCGCTGCTGACCCCAAAGCCCGCTGCCCGCTTTGGGGTCCCCTGACCCAgcaggtgccccccccccccaaaacccaactcGGCCACCCCCAAGGTCACCACACCTCA of Buteo buteo chromosome 29, bButBut1.hap1.1, whole genome shotgun sequence contains these proteins:
- the RCE1 gene encoding CAAX prenyl protease 2 — translated: MAVSEAAGGSSWAAGRAGPAPGAASGAAPGSGPAPAAAAGPGPCWAAVLACLSLACSYVGSLYVWGSPLPRDHPSVIKRRFTSVLVVSGLSPAFVWLWKELTGVKPDTSLPALLGLRLEGLVPATLLPLLLTMILFLGPLIQLSMDCPWRWLDGVRVAFDPRFWALCLGDVRWLRNQVVAPLTEELVFRACMLPMLVPCTGPGPAVLACPLFFGVAHFHHVIEQLRFRQGSVGSIFMSAAFQFSYTAVFGAYTAFIFLRTGHLAGPVLCHSFCNSMGFPAVGAALEHPRRRALLPCYLLGVLLFLLLLHPLTEPAFFGGAPVCAPRPGAPPTCS